A single window of Halobacillus naozhouensis DNA harbors:
- a CDS encoding carbamoyl phosphate synthase large subunit, with protein sequence MSKKILVIGSGPILIGQAAEFDYSGTQGCLALKEEGFSVVLVNNNPATIMTDTTMADTVYCEPLTVNSIEAIIQKEQPDALLAGLGGQTALNLAVELDQQGILTKYNIKLLGTSVASIQKGEDRELFRKLMSQLNQPVPESEVIETVQSAKVFAKQVGYPVISRPAYTLGGRGGGIADSESELEELIHNGLKASPIGQVILEKSIAGFKEVEYEVMRDQKGTCISVCNMENFDPVGVHTGDSIVIAPSQTLTDQEYQMLRTAAFTIISELEVVGGCNVQFALDPNSNQYYVIEVNPRVSRSSALASKATGYPIAKMATKLALSYTLDELKNPLTGTTYASFEPALDYVVVKFPRWPFDKFSEADRKLGTKMKATGEVMAIDRTLEGAFQKAVASLDQSIPELDPAQLKTHLTQPTDLRYFAILDLLRQGETIEQIHKETAIDLFFLSILQNIVEVENKLQVCTTETLPEPLLNVAKVYGYTDASIAKLLQTSEAAITQLRKSYRLYPSYKMVDTCAAEFEAATNYVYATYSGVNEIDPLPSTKKALIVGAGPIRIGQGVEFDYSAVKAIETLKGLGWTTIMINNNPETVSTDYETADRLYFEPITKEIIEAVVEHEQIDQVYTQFGGQTAINLAAQLEGAGIPLAGVPVDTIAQLEDREQFYSMLKRLEVPHIPGAVCHTFEEALLAASTYTYPLLCRPSYVIGGQGMVKVSSEHELKAALAGTDARHYPIVLDEFITGQEAEVDLVADGEHICIPEIMEHVEPAGVHSGDSMAIFPSTLQENVKITIKEYASKIVQHTSYKGIMNIQFLLKEDVVYVLEVNPRASRTVPIVSKVSSRSLIDLATRVLAGDVSCHLDQVKPPEFEHVAVKYPLFSSHALPELDHKLNANMKSTGEGMCLGGTVQEALAKVFEHLPHFYEENVSFVEAGYAYVDLPSQLPFSEWIQTKEASIYVNDQQTTEAKERRIQALKYGVTVFSQKETFEAYLASLHLCPYLPTPLPGSLNEGVRLG encoded by the coding sequence ATGTCTAAGAAGATTCTCGTCATCGGGTCTGGACCGATCCTGATCGGGCAGGCCGCAGAATTCGATTACTCCGGGACACAAGGATGTCTTGCCCTGAAGGAGGAAGGATTTAGCGTCGTCCTCGTCAATAATAACCCAGCGACCATTATGACAGATACGACGATGGCCGATACCGTTTATTGCGAACCGCTCACAGTGAACAGCATTGAGGCCATCATCCAGAAGGAACAGCCGGACGCCCTGCTGGCTGGACTTGGCGGCCAAACAGCTCTAAATTTGGCTGTTGAACTCGATCAACAAGGTATTTTAACGAAATATAATATAAAACTTTTAGGAACAAGTGTGGCATCGATACAAAAAGGGGAAGACCGTGAACTATTTCGTAAACTAATGAGTCAACTTAATCAACCAGTCCCTGAGAGTGAAGTGATCGAAACTGTGCAGAGTGCGAAAGTCTTCGCCAAACAAGTTGGCTACCCTGTTATTAGTCGCCCGGCCTACACTCTTGGCGGACGCGGCGGCGGGATTGCTGATAGCGAATCAGAACTTGAGGAACTCATTCACAACGGCTTAAAGGCCAGCCCCATTGGTCAGGTTATTTTAGAGAAGAGTATTGCTGGATTTAAAGAAGTTGAATATGAAGTCATGCGTGATCAAAAAGGTACGTGTATTTCTGTATGTAATATGGAGAACTTCGATCCGGTTGGCGTTCATACAGGCGATTCCATCGTTATTGCACCGTCGCAGACGCTGACAGATCAAGAATACCAAATGCTTCGGACAGCGGCTTTTACTATTATTTCGGAACTCGAGGTGGTTGGCGGCTGTAATGTCCAATTTGCCCTTGATCCAAACAGTAATCAATATTATGTCATTGAAGTCAACCCAAGGGTAAGCCGCTCTTCCGCCCTTGCATCGAAGGCGACTGGCTATCCTATAGCTAAAATGGCGACCAAGCTAGCACTGAGTTATACACTTGATGAATTGAAAAATCCGCTCACAGGCACAACGTATGCGAGTTTTGAACCGGCATTGGATTATGTAGTCGTTAAATTTCCAAGGTGGCCATTCGATAAATTTTCAGAAGCTGACCGTAAACTGGGAACGAAAATGAAAGCCACCGGTGAGGTGATGGCCATTGATCGTACACTCGAGGGTGCTTTTCAAAAGGCTGTAGCGTCACTCGACCAGTCTATTCCTGAACTTGATCCTGCTCAGTTAAAAACACATCTTACACAGCCGACAGACCTACGCTACTTTGCAATTCTGGATTTGCTGAGACAAGGAGAAACGATTGAACAAATTCATAAAGAAACGGCCATCGATCTATTTTTCCTAAGTATTTTACAAAACATTGTGGAGGTTGAGAATAAACTGCAAGTCTGCACGACCGAGACGTTGCCTGAGCCGTTGTTAAATGTAGCTAAAGTTTACGGGTACACAGACGCAAGCATCGCGAAACTGCTGCAAACATCAGAAGCGGCCATCACACAGCTGAGAAAAAGTTACCGCCTTTATCCAAGCTATAAAATGGTCGACACATGTGCAGCTGAATTTGAAGCAGCTACAAACTATGTCTATGCGACCTATTCTGGTGTAAACGAAATAGATCCACTTCCCTCAACTAAGAAAGCATTGATTGTTGGAGCAGGCCCGATTCGGATCGGTCAAGGCGTTGAATTCGACTACAGTGCTGTCAAGGCTATCGAAACATTAAAGGGACTGGGATGGACAACGATCATGATCAACAATAACCCAGAAACTGTCAGCACCGATTACGAAACAGCCGATCGTCTATACTTTGAACCGATCACAAAAGAAATCATCGAGGCCGTCGTAGAACACGAACAAATTGACCAGGTCTACACACAATTCGGCGGTCAAACTGCTATCAACCTGGCTGCTCAATTAGAAGGGGCGGGCATTCCCCTGGCCGGCGTACCTGTTGATACGATCGCCCAGCTTGAAGACCGTGAACAATTTTATTCAATGTTAAAACGCTTGGAAGTCCCGCACATTCCTGGAGCAGTCTGCCACACCTTTGAGGAAGCTTTACTCGCTGCAAGTACTTATACGTATCCACTCCTCTGCCGCCCCTCTTACGTTATTGGCGGTCAAGGAATGGTAAAAGTAAGCAGCGAGCATGAACTTAAGGCTGCACTTGCAGGCACAGATGCTCGTCATTATCCGATCGTGCTGGACGAATTTATAACAGGTCAGGAAGCAGAGGTGGATCTTGTCGCTGACGGGGAGCATATATGTATCCCCGAAATCATGGAGCATGTGGAACCTGCCGGGGTTCACTCCGGTGACAGTATGGCGATTTTTCCATCCACTTTACAGGAAAATGTGAAGATAACGATTAAGGAATATGCGAGCAAAATTGTTCAGCATACATCTTATAAAGGTATTATGAATATTCAATTCCTACTGAAAGAGGACGTAGTCTATGTACTTGAAGTGAACCCGCGGGCAAGCCGTACCGTTCCGATCGTGAGCAAGGTGTCCAGCCGTTCATTGATTGATCTGGCGACACGCGTCCTGGCGGGTGATGTTTCTTGTCATTTAGATCAAGTGAAGCCGCCCGAATTTGAACATGTAGCCGTGAAATATCCGCTATTTTCTTCTCACGCTTTACCAGAGCTTGATCATAAGCTTAATGCGAACATGAAGTCAACAGGGGAAGGCATGTGCCTGGGTGGAACAGTCCAGGAAGCACTGGCCAAAGTATTCGAGCACCTGCCTCATTTTTATGAGGAAAATGTAAGCTTTGTTGAAGCGGGATATGCTTATGTAGACTTACCAAGTCAACTTCCTTTTTCAGAATGGATACAGACGAAAGAAGCAAGCATTTATGTGAATGATCAGCAGACCACTGAGGCTAAGGAAAGAAGAATTCAAGCATTGAAATATGGTGTCACGGTGTTTAGTCAAAAAGAGACGTTTGAAGCTTACCTTGCTTCACTACATTTATGTCCATATCTACCTACCCCGCTGCCCGGGAGTTTAAATGAAGGAGTGAGATTAGGATGA
- a CDS encoding carbamoyl phosphate synthase small subunit → MQQGFLTLQDGQQFQGIASEDWADPIEGEIVFFTGMTGYQEVLTDPSYQGQIVVFTYPLIGNYGINEEDFESELPQVKGVVMLHCADTASHYKATTSLKDYLHDKRVPFLTAVDTREVTKAIRTGGTRQAVLAAKPSKPVSTQITNQIYQVKGANLTSHGHGAEHIVLIDFGSKHSILRHLLEKGVRVTVVPFTELHAIDELKPDGVVLSNGPGDPKDAAPYLSKIKHVLESCPSLGICLGHQVIALAFGANTEKLSFGHRGANHPVKDLETGRVFLTSQNHNYVVDEESLASTELHPCFIHVNDQSLEGLKHGHLPVLSAQFHPEANPGPEDALWLFDDFLNMVRAKKGEKAYV, encoded by the coding sequence ATGCAACAAGGATTTCTTACCTTACAAGACGGCCAACAATTTCAAGGCATAGCGTCTGAAGACTGGGCAGACCCCATCGAAGGCGAAATTGTCTTTTTCACCGGCATGACCGGTTATCAGGAAGTACTCACCGATCCCTCCTATCAAGGTCAAATCGTTGTTTTCACATACCCGCTCATTGGAAACTACGGGATCAACGAAGAGGATTTTGAAAGTGAGCTGCCACAAGTGAAAGGGGTTGTGATGCTGCATTGTGCTGACACAGCCTCGCACTATAAGGCCACAACATCACTCAAGGACTACCTTCACGATAAAAGGGTCCCTTTTTTAACAGCAGTAGATACTCGTGAAGTGACGAAAGCGATTCGAACAGGAGGTACACGTCAGGCGGTATTGGCAGCCAAACCAAGCAAGCCTGTGAGCACCCAAATTACCAATCAAATTTATCAAGTTAAGGGGGCGAATCTGACCTCCCATGGTCACGGAGCTGAACATATCGTCTTAATTGACTTCGGCTCCAAGCATTCCATTTTACGTCATCTTTTGGAAAAAGGTGTTCGCGTGACCGTTGTTCCCTTCACTGAACTCCATGCCATAGATGAACTCAAGCCAGATGGTGTCGTTCTTTCCAATGGCCCTGGTGACCCTAAAGATGCAGCACCCTATTTATCAAAAATAAAACACGTGCTGGAATCCTGCCCGTCCCTTGGAATTTGTCTCGGCCATCAGGTAATTGCGCTTGCGTTTGGGGCGAACACGGAGAAGCTTTCGTTCGGGCACCGTGGTGCGAACCATCCTGTGAAAGATCTCGAGACCGGGAGAGTTTTCCTCACTTCGCAAAATCATAATTACGTTGTTGATGAAGAAAGCTTGGCGAGTACGGAACTTCACCCGTGCTTCATTCACGTAAATGATCAGTCACTGGAAGGGCTGAAGCATGGTCATTTACCTGTTTTATCCGCACAATTTCATCCGGAAGCAAATCCTGGGCCTGAGGATGCCTTATGGTTGTTTGATGATTTTCTTAATATGGTGAGGGCGAAGAAAGGGGAGAAAGCTTATGTCTAA
- a CDS encoding acetylornithine transaminase, protein MNLFPTYKRFPLTVESGNGTTVVDNQGNEYLDFVSGIAVCNLGHRPPTVQQAIAEQLDKLWHVSNLYHIPLQQEAAELLTNVTNLDYVFFCNSGAEANEAAIKLARKHTGKEKIITFKNSFHGRTFATMSATGQGKVQEGYGTMLPTFEYLPYNDTKALENLHGEDIAAIMVEVIQGEGGLVEGSAAFLEAAQEKSWELGALLIVDEVQTGIGRTGAPFAYQHAELDPDIVTAAKGLGSGFPVGAMIGKEPLADSFNPGSHGTTFGGNPLAMAAVKATLEAIFNYHFLQEVKEKGAFLQKELQTRLLPLLTVQEVRGQGLMIGVEVKASVPSIIEELRGQGLLAVPAGVNVIRLLPPLNVSYDEIQTAVQRLESVLKQTKAADEDKLNTH, encoded by the coding sequence ATGAATTTATTTCCAACCTATAAACGATTTCCGTTGACGGTTGAGTCAGGGAACGGCACAACCGTCGTGGATAATCAAGGGAATGAATATTTAGATTTTGTTTCAGGCATTGCGGTATGCAATTTGGGTCATCGCCCTCCCACCGTACAGCAAGCCATTGCGGAACAGCTTGATAAGCTGTGGCATGTGTCGAACTTGTATCACATTCCACTACAACAGGAAGCTGCTGAGCTTTTGACAAACGTGACTAATTTGGATTACGTCTTCTTTTGTAATAGTGGGGCAGAGGCAAATGAGGCGGCAATCAAGCTGGCGAGAAAACATACAGGGAAGGAAAAAATTATAACCTTTAAGAATTCTTTCCATGGCCGAACGTTCGCAACTATGAGCGCCACTGGACAGGGGAAGGTTCAAGAAGGTTATGGAACTATGCTGCCTACGTTTGAATATCTTCCTTATAACGATACGAAAGCTTTGGAAAATCTTCACGGTGAAGATATAGCGGCCATCATGGTTGAGGTGATTCAAGGGGAGGGAGGTCTTGTAGAAGGGTCAGCAGCATTTCTTGAAGCTGCACAAGAAAAATCCTGGGAATTGGGAGCCCTGCTCATTGTTGACGAAGTGCAAACAGGGATTGGCCGCACTGGTGCCCCTTTTGCCTATCAGCATGCTGAACTCGACCCCGATATTGTGACAGCAGCTAAGGGATTGGGAAGCGGCTTTCCAGTCGGAGCCATGATCGGTAAAGAACCATTAGCAGACTCCTTTAACCCAGGTTCACACGGCACAACATTTGGAGGAAACCCGTTAGCTATGGCAGCTGTAAAAGCGACACTTGAAGCCATTTTTAACTACCATTTTTTGCAGGAAGTGAAAGAGAAGGGCGCTTTTCTTCAAAAGGAATTACAAACGCGTCTGCTTCCTTTATTAACCGTTCAGGAAGTTCGCGGGCAGGGGCTGATGATTGGGGTAGAAGTGAAAGCTTCAGTTCCATCGATCATTGAAGAATTAAGAGGGCAAGGCTTACTGGCAGTTCCTGCAGGAGTCAATGTCATTCGTCTGCTTCCGCCTCTGAATGTTTCCTATGACGAAATACAGACTGCAGTTCAGCGACTAGAGTCCGTTCTCAAACAAACCAAAGCAGCAGACGAAGATAAATTAAACACGCATTGA
- the argB gene encoding acetylglutamate kinase, with translation MSKLTPAIERESDQKPVVVVKLGGSMLDRLSEEFYQSFTELREHYHCIIVHGGGPAITLMLKRLNIETEFYEGFRKTTKETLEVVEMALSGKVNAQITAELARQSIRAIGLKGSDARLLTAKFIDQEKWGYVGTIEHVETDLLLRCLHADYMPVIAPLGKTTGGQTVNINADLAAAAVAKSMNAEKLLFVTDVPGILRGGKAIEDTTPEEVASLIETGLIYGGMIPKVNAAVEALSDQLQEVMIVSGEQPLIKHNQLKGTRIQARRKEGVK, from the coding sequence ATGTCAAAATTAACGCCAGCTATCGAACGTGAATCTGATCAGAAGCCTGTAGTAGTCGTAAAGCTTGGGGGAAGTATGCTGGATCGACTGTCAGAGGAATTTTACCAAAGCTTTACGGAATTGCGTGAGCATTACCACTGTATCATTGTCCATGGCGGTGGACCGGCGATTACGCTGATGCTGAAGCGGTTAAATATAGAAACCGAGTTCTACGAGGGCTTTAGAAAGACAACGAAAGAAACCCTTGAGGTTGTGGAGATGGCCCTGAGTGGAAAGGTAAATGCGCAGATCACAGCTGAACTTGCGAGGCAGTCGATTCGTGCGATCGGTTTAAAGGGTTCAGATGCCAGGCTGTTGACAGCAAAGTTCATAGATCAGGAGAAGTGGGGCTACGTAGGAACGATTGAACATGTAGAAACAGATCTGCTTCTTCGCTGCCTCCATGCGGATTATATGCCTGTCATCGCCCCGCTTGGCAAAACGACTGGAGGGCAAACTGTCAATATCAACGCTGATCTGGCAGCCGCGGCAGTGGCGAAGTCGATGAATGCGGAGAAATTGCTTTTTGTGACAGATGTACCAGGCATTTTGCGTGGGGGCAAAGCCATTGAAGATACCACCCCTGAAGAAGTTGCTTCTCTTATTGAAACGGGTTTGATATACGGCGGTATGATTCCAAAAGTGAATGCAGCAGTAGAAGCTTTATCGGATCAGCTGCAGGAAGTCATGATTGTAAGCGGGGAACAGCCATTGATCAAGCATAATCAATTGAAGGGAACAAGGATTCAAGCAAGACGAAAGGAAGGAGTCAAATGA
- the argJ gene encoding bifunctional ornithine acetyltransferase/N-acetylglutamate synthase — translation MQSTEAYKIERVEEGTISTPVGFKAGGVHSGLRRAKKDFGLLMSDQPASVAAVYTQSHFQAPPLQVTKESIANANQIQAIVVNSAIANACTGEQGLANAYKMRELLSQQLSISKSYIAVASTGVIGEQLQMEKIEYGTQNVQATKNGASDFQQAILTTDTCEKKACYQLEIDGQKVTIAGAAKGSGMIHPNMATMLGFITTDATIESDHLQTALSHSIEKSFNQITVDGETSTNDMVLALANGGKIHDSLTPQHPEWPAFQQALQQVCEDLAKQIAKDGEGATKLIEVNVIGANSDEEARIIAKNVVGSNLVKTAIYGTDANWGRIVGAIGYSQAKVNADRCSISIEGQLVFSNGTPCVFSEEQAKQDLSKEEVTIAIELHEGDGSGTAWGCDLTYDYVKINASYRT, via the coding sequence ATGCAGAGTACGGAGGCATACAAGATTGAAAGAGTTGAAGAGGGGACGATTTCTACACCTGTCGGGTTTAAAGCAGGAGGTGTACATAGTGGTCTCAGGAGAGCTAAAAAAGATTTCGGATTGCTGATGAGTGACCAGCCTGCCTCCGTCGCAGCTGTTTATACGCAGAGCCATTTTCAAGCCCCTCCGCTTCAAGTCACAAAGGAAAGTATTGCGAATGCCAATCAAATTCAGGCGATTGTCGTCAACAGTGCTATTGCTAACGCTTGTACAGGTGAACAAGGGTTAGCGAACGCCTATAAAATGAGGGAGCTTTTATCACAACAGCTGTCTATTTCAAAAAGCTACATTGCCGTTGCTTCGACAGGGGTCATCGGGGAACAGCTCCAAATGGAAAAAATTGAGTATGGCACTCAAAATGTGCAAGCAACTAAGAATGGAGCCAGTGATTTTCAGCAAGCGATTTTGACAACGGATACTTGTGAAAAGAAGGCGTGTTACCAGCTTGAAATTGATGGGCAGAAGGTAACGATTGCAGGAGCAGCCAAAGGTTCTGGGATGATTCATCCAAACATGGCAACGATGCTCGGCTTTATTACGACAGATGCAACCATTGAATCGGATCACTTGCAAACAGCATTAAGCCATTCGATCGAGAAATCATTTAATCAAATAACAGTGGATGGGGAAACATCCACTAATGATATGGTGCTGGCGCTTGCAAATGGTGGAAAAATTCATGATTCCCTTACACCACAGCATCCGGAATGGCCAGCCTTCCAGCAAGCTCTTCAGCAAGTATGTGAGGACTTGGCCAAACAAATTGCTAAAGATGGGGAAGGCGCTACTAAGTTAATAGAAGTTAATGTTATAGGAGCTAACTCGGATGAAGAAGCGAGAATCATTGCTAAGAACGTCGTCGGCTCAAACCTTGTCAAAACAGCGATCTATGGAACGGATGCTAACTGGGGCCGGATCGTCGGGGCCATTGGCTATAGTCAGGCTAAGGTTAATGCGGATAGATGCAGTATTTCTATCGAAGGTCAACTTGTATTCAGCAATGGCACGCCATGTGTTTTTTCTGAGGAGCAAGCAAAACAAGACTTGAGTAAAGAGGAAGTGACGATCGCGATTGAGCTCCATGAAGGAGATGGGTCAGGAACGGCTTGGGGGTGCGACTTGACGTATGATTATGTCAAAATTAACGCCAGCTATCGAACGTGA
- the argC gene encoding N-acetyl-gamma-glutamyl-phosphate reductase codes for MKAGIVGATGYGGVELSRLLSSHSHIESITLYSSTQSGEGISESYSHLNTAQDQLRPLKPTAMKAELDVIFLATPAGVSRKLTPDLIGGKAKVIDLSGDLRLTDPNAYTKWYKKEPAPESVLKQAVYGLPEWNREAIQSAKLIANPGCFPTAALLGLGPLVKEKLLDPGRIVIDAKTGVSGAGKNPNPLTHFAHTQENVQIYKVNQHQHIPEIEQQLTVWEESMAPVTFSTHLIPMTRGIMATIYGELTSTHSIEQLYDCLTAYYGEQPFIRLRKPGHYPGTKDVYASNYCDIGITIDERTQRVTIVSVIDNLMKGAASQAIQNMNLAAGIEETTGLLHIPVYP; via the coding sequence TTGAAGGCAGGAATCGTTGGAGCTACTGGCTATGGCGGTGTTGAATTATCCAGGCTGCTATCCTCACATTCGCATATTGAATCGATCACACTATATTCCTCCACTCAATCGGGAGAAGGGATAAGTGAATCATATAGTCACTTGAATACAGCACAAGATCAACTGCGACCATTGAAACCAACAGCCATGAAGGCTGAGCTTGATGTCATTTTTTTAGCCACACCTGCAGGAGTATCCAGAAAACTTACTCCGGATCTCATTGGCGGAAAAGCTAAGGTGATTGACTTATCCGGTGATCTTCGTCTCACGGATCCGAACGCCTATACAAAGTGGTATAAGAAAGAGCCAGCACCTGAATCGGTTCTCAAGCAAGCTGTCTATGGATTACCGGAATGGAATAGGGAAGCAATTCAGTCAGCAAAGCTCATTGCCAATCCTGGTTGTTTTCCAACGGCGGCACTGCTCGGGTTAGGTCCGTTAGTAAAAGAGAAACTGCTGGACCCAGGCCGAATCGTCATTGACGCCAAAACTGGTGTATCCGGGGCAGGGAAAAACCCGAATCCCTTGACACATTTTGCTCATACACAGGAAAATGTCCAGATTTACAAAGTTAATCAACATCAACATATTCCGGAAATAGAGCAGCAGCTCACCGTCTGGGAGGAATCAATGGCGCCCGTAACGTTTTCCACCCACTTGATCCCGATGACGAGGGGAATTATGGCAACGATATATGGTGAATTGACAAGCACTCATTCGATTGAGCAATTGTACGACTGTTTGACAGCCTATTATGGAGAGCAGCCATTTATAAGATTGCGTAAGCCGGGTCACTATCCAGGTACAAAGGATGTTTATGCATCGAACTACTGCGATATTGGAATAACGATTGATGAGCGGACGCAGCGGGTGACGATCGTATCCGTCATTGACAATTTAATGAAAGGGGCAGCAAGTCAGGCTATCCAAAATATGAATCTAGCAGCAGGGATTGAGGAAACAACGGGACTGCTTCACATACCTGTTTATCCATAA
- a CDS encoding lysine N(6)-hydroxylase/L-ornithine N(5)-oxygenase family protein encodes MEQQDKMYDLIGVGVGPFNLSLAALLDEIEDIESVFFEQNDHFDWHPGMLIEGTKMQVPFLADLVTMADPTNKHSFLNYISQNDRMYQFYFLQRLDIPRREYNEYCQWVSRRLPSCQFGQRVTDVRHIKDNEEYFQIEVLNLATNQTSQFKARHLVMGTGTVPVMPKSLRNLPAADVFHTADFLPNQDRCRNAKSITVVGSGQSAAETFRELLKEQRDYGYRLEWITRSPGFASMEESKLSLEHFSPDYVNYFYQLPQKQKDEIFANQGLYYKGISNHTIDDIYNLLYEHSIGGDELDVGLQVLSEVRDIMPKQAGDGYEITCYHTQKKEEFTRESEVVVTATGYKPNVPDFVHHLGDFLEWDDEGRYKVEHDYRLKKAEESSNEIYVHSGISHTHGVGSTNLGLSVHRNKVIINHLMGRGIYSLPERSIFQNFGL; translated from the coding sequence ATGGAACAACAAGACAAAATGTACGATCTCATCGGGGTAGGAGTAGGTCCCTTTAATCTAAGCCTGGCCGCACTTCTCGATGAAATTGAGGACATCGAAAGTGTCTTCTTCGAACAGAATGATCACTTTGATTGGCACCCAGGCATGCTCATAGAAGGTACGAAAATGCAGGTACCGTTCCTCGCAGACCTCGTCACAATGGCTGACCCAACCAACAAACACAGCTTTCTCAACTACATTAGCCAGAACGACCGCATGTATCAATTTTATTTCTTGCAGCGACTCGACATACCACGCCGTGAATACAACGAATACTGCCAGTGGGTCTCAAGAAGACTTCCCAGCTGTCAATTCGGACAACGTGTCACCGACGTACGTCATATTAAGGATAACGAGGAATACTTTCAAATAGAGGTCCTTAACCTTGCTACCAACCAAACGAGTCAATTTAAGGCGCGGCACCTCGTCATGGGGACTGGCACCGTTCCTGTTATGCCAAAGTCGTTAAGGAATTTACCTGCTGCAGATGTGTTCCACACCGCAGATTTCCTCCCTAATCAAGATCGTTGTCGAAACGCTAAGTCTATCACAGTCGTTGGCTCAGGCCAGAGCGCCGCCGAAACGTTTCGCGAGTTATTAAAGGAACAGCGGGATTATGGATATCGTCTCGAGTGGATTACCCGCTCACCAGGATTCGCTTCGATGGAAGAATCTAAGCTGAGTCTTGAGCACTTTTCTCCCGATTATGTGAACTACTTTTACCAATTGCCTCAAAAGCAAAAAGATGAAATTTTTGCTAACCAGGGCTTGTATTATAAAGGGATCAGCAATCACACTATTGATGACATTTATAATCTTTTATATGAGCACTCGATTGGCGGGGACGAGCTTGATGTCGGTCTTCAAGTGCTTAGCGAAGTGAGGGATATTATGCCGAAGCAGGCGGGTGATGGATATGAAATCACTTGTTATCACACGCAAAAGAAGGAAGAATTCACGCGTGAAAGTGAGGTCGTAGTTACAGCAACCGGGTACAAGCCGAATGTACCCGATTTCGTCCATCACCTTGGTGATTTTCTCGAATGGGACGATGAGGGCCGCTATAAAGTTGAGCACGATTATCGATTGAAGAAAGCTGAAGAGTCCAGCAATGAGATTTATGTCCACAGTGGCATCTCGCATACACACGGTGTTGGCTCAACTAATCTCGGGCTCTCTGTTCACCGAAATAAAGTGATTATTAACCATTTGATGGGTCGCGGCATTTACTCGCTGCCAGAAAGAAGTATTTTTCAGAACTTTGGACTGTAA
- a CDS encoding GNAT family N-acetyltransferase encodes MPGQYYREKLAAQMTSEEIDTWLADCFEFVELAVDPANRKKGIGRLLHDELVKTVNHATSILTTSVNNDPAIELYRQSGWQVVNGHAVVIHDVPPLLVMGKELR; translated from the coding sequence TTGCCCGGGCAATATTACCGTGAAAAACTGGCAGCACAGATGACTAGTGAGGAAATCGATACATGGCTGGCTGATTGTTTCGAGTTTGTCGAGTTAGCTGTCGATCCTGCTAACAGGAAAAAGGGAATTGGCCGACTCCTGCATGATGAATTAGTGAAGACAGTCAACCATGCCACATCCATTCTTACTACTTCAGTAAATAATGACCCAGCGATCGAATTGTATAGACAGAGCGGCTGGCAAGTGGTGAACGGGCATGCTGTTGTTATACACGATGTTCCCCCACTGCTGGTGATGGGGAAAGAATTACGATAA
- a CDS encoding GNAT family N-acetyltransferase yields the protein MESPIKLLLVQARQDYLPYLLLADETVEIINEYINDGELYAIVYNQQTIGVCLFTFPTPYTVEVKNFAIQPENQGQGLGKRVMSCAFQLYKERGFEDMVVGTANSSIANLAFYQKTGFRMDGIIKDFFARYPEPLYEDGIRALDMIRFRRKLIYERKLDRSIK from the coding sequence ATGGAAAGTCCAATTAAATTGTTACTCGTTCAAGCGAGACAAGACTATTTGCCGTACCTTCTTTTAGCGGATGAGACGGTGGAAATTATTAATGAATATATCAATGATGGAGAATTGTACGCGATCGTATATAACCAACAAACAATAGGGGTCTGCCTGTTCACATTCCCCACTCCCTACACTGTGGAAGTGAAAAACTTTGCTATCCAGCCTGAGAATCAAGGGCAAGGCTTAGGGAAGCGAGTCATGAGTTGTGCTTTCCAGCTGTACAAAGAAAGAGGGTTCGAAGACATGGTTGTTGGCACGGCTAATTCGAGCATTGCCAACCTTGCTTTCTATCAAAAGACGGGGTTTCGTATGGATGGAATAATTAAGGACTTCTTTGCCCGATACCCTGAACCCCTTTATGAGGATGGCATACGGGCACTAGACATGATCAGATTCAGAAGAAAGCTCATCTACGAGAGGAAGCTCGATCGATCCATTAAGTAA